A single window of Modestobacter italicus DNA harbors:
- a CDS encoding uridine kinase has translation MAALLADVPPAPGAAALRVAVDGPDLPGAPGVTGPHALAADLATRLPGLSRPAVVVPAEGFYRPASLRLEHGRTDPDARYTDWLDAPALAREVLDRSGPRGSGEHLPALWDVARDRAARLGYRPTPPGGVLLVPGSLLQGLGLAFDVVVHLRVGPAARRRRVPADRAWELPAFDRYDDEVDPVSLADAVVLADHPDRPALVLQGRFS, from the coding sequence TTGGCCGCGCTGCTCGCCGACGTCCCGCCCGCGCCCGGTGCCGCCGCGCTGCGGGTGGCCGTCGACGGCCCCGACCTGCCCGGCGCCCCCGGCGTCACCGGACCCCACGCGCTGGCCGCGGACCTGGCCACCCGGTTGCCCGGCCTGAGCCGTCCGGCGGTCGTCGTCCCGGCCGAGGGCTTCTACCGGCCGGCCTCGCTGCGGCTCGAGCACGGCCGCACCGACCCGGACGCGCGGTACACCGACTGGCTGGACGCCCCCGCCCTGGCCCGCGAGGTGCTCGACCGCAGCGGACCGCGGGGGTCCGGTGAGCACCTGCCCGCGCTGTGGGACGTGGCGCGGGACCGCGCCGCCCGGCTGGGCTACCGCCCGACCCCACCGGGCGGGGTGCTGCTGGTGCCCGGGTCGCTGCTGCAGGGCCTCGGGCTGGCGTTCGACGTGGTCGTGCACCTGCGGGTCGGGCCGGCCGCCCGCCGGCGCCGGGTGCCCGCGGACCGGGCCTGGGAGCTGCCCGCCTTCGACCGCTACGACGACGAGGTGGACCCGGTGTCGCTGGCCGACGCGGTGGTCCTCGCCGACCACCCCGACCGCCCGGCCCTGGTGCTGCAGGGCCGGTTCAGCTGA
- a CDS encoding M16 family metallopeptidase gives MSAPVLDLSLIPPLGEPRPAPVPDVHESTLPSGLRLVVVPRPGVPLVELRLRVPFAASAPRQAAAHAARTSVLSGAVLLGTAQHDQLQIAQLLQAHGGELSVSADADRLLFSTTMLPDGLGAVLGVLAELLAAPTYPAGPVDAERSRVVERVHIARSQPGVIARSALAARRYGAHPYAQQLPAPEAVAAVTPAALRKLHRERVLPAGSTLVLVGDVDPATARDVVGTALAGWTAEGKAVAAGPVPAVVEQPLQLVHRPGAVQSNLRLGGPAPGRTDPQLPALRLASMVFGGYFSSRLVENIRERRGYTYSPRSGVEHMMAGSSFTVDADVATAVTGPALLETWYELGRMALTPVTEAELDSARRYLLGTLALGTATHAGLASTLSALLGAGLSADWLADHQRALATVGIDEVTEASRRWLAPAGLTAVVVGDADQAADQLRALGPVEVTTPAVEPGA, from the coding sequence ATGAGTGCCCCCGTGCTCGACCTGTCGTTGATCCCGCCGCTGGGCGAGCCGCGGCCGGCACCCGTCCCCGACGTGCACGAGTCGACGCTGCCCAGCGGGCTGCGGCTGGTCGTCGTGCCCCGGCCGGGTGTGCCGCTGGTGGAGCTCCGGCTGCGGGTGCCGTTCGCCGCCTCGGCGCCGCGCCAGGCCGCCGCGCACGCCGCGCGCACCAGCGTGCTGTCCGGCGCCGTGCTGCTCGGCACCGCGCAGCACGACCAGCTGCAGATCGCCCAGCTGCTGCAGGCGCACGGCGGCGAGCTGTCGGTCTCCGCCGACGCCGACCGGCTGCTGTTCTCCACCACGATGCTGCCCGACGGCCTCGGCGCCGTGCTGGGCGTGCTCGCCGAGCTGCTCGCCGCGCCCACCTACCCGGCCGGCCCGGTCGACGCCGAGCGGTCCCGGGTGGTCGAGCGGGTGCACATCGCCCGGTCGCAGCCCGGGGTGATCGCCCGCAGCGCACTGGCCGCCCGCCGGTACGGCGCGCACCCCTACGCCCAGCAGCTGCCCGCCCCCGAGGCGGTCGCCGCGGTCACCCCGGCGGCGCTGCGCAAGCTGCACCGCGAGCGGGTGCTGCCGGCCGGCAGCACCCTCGTCCTGGTCGGCGACGTCGACCCGGCGACCGCGCGCGACGTCGTCGGCACCGCCCTGGCCGGCTGGACCGCCGAGGGCAAGGCGGTCGCCGCCGGCCCGGTGCCCGCCGTGGTCGAGCAGCCGCTGCAGCTGGTGCACCGCCCCGGCGCGGTCCAGTCCAACCTGCGGCTGGGTGGGCCCGCGCCGGGCCGCACCGACCCGCAGCTGCCGGCGCTGCGGCTGGCCAGCATGGTCTTCGGCGGGTACTTCTCCTCCCGGCTGGTGGAGAACATCCGCGAGCGGCGCGGCTACACCTACAGCCCGCGCAGCGGCGTGGAGCACATGATGGCCGGCTCCTCCTTCACCGTGGACGCCGACGTGGCCACCGCGGTGACCGGCCCAGCGCTGCTGGAGACCTGGTACGAGCTGGGCCGGATGGCGCTCACCCCGGTGACCGAGGCCGAGCTGGACTCCGCCCGCCGCTACCTGCTCGGCACCCTGGCCCTCGGGACGGCCACCCACGCGGGGCTGGCCAGCACGCTGTCCGCGCTGCTGGGTGCCGGGCTGTCCGCCGACTGGCTGGCCGACCACCAGCGGGCGCTGGCCACCGTGGGCATCGACGAGGTCACCGAGGCCTCCCGCCGGTGGCTCGCCCCGGCCGGGCTGACCGCGGTGGTGGTCGGCGACGCCGACCAGGCCGCCGACCAGCTGCGCGCCCTGGGCCCGGTGGAGGTCACCACCCCGGCCGTCGAGCCCGGGGCATGA
- a CDS encoding WhiB family transcriptional regulator: MQTTIDPAPSRSRLGLDRTHASTHEPAGARRALPCRVQDPDLWFAERPADLEQAKRLCAECPVRAACLAGALDRAEPWGVWGGEIFDRGVVIARKRPRGRPPKVRAEVAA, translated from the coding sequence GTGCAGACCACGATCGACCCAGCGCCGTCCCGTTCCCGGCTCGGGCTCGACCGCACGCACGCGTCCACCCACGAGCCGGCCGGCGCCCGGCGGGCACTGCCCTGCCGGGTCCAGGACCCCGACCTGTGGTTCGCCGAGCGCCCGGCCGACCTCGAGCAGGCCAAGCGGCTGTGCGCCGAGTGCCCGGTCCGGGCCGCGTGCCTGGCCGGCGCCCTCGACCGGGCCGAGCCCTGGGGCGTCTGGGGCGGGGAGATCTTCGACCGGGGCGTCGTCATCGCCCGCAAGCGTCCCCGCGGCCGCCCGCCGAAGGTCCGTGCGGAGGTCGCGGCGTGA
- a CDS encoding ABC1 kinase family protein, translated as MTDTGRDIPRGAVSRTARLAALPLGAAGRATLGIGKKLSGRPAEEVDAELQQRTAEQLFAVLGQLKGGAMKLGQQLSIFEAAVPEEVAGPYREALVKLQEAAPPMPVRTVHAVLAQQLGGRWRERFRAFDDVPAAAASIGQVHRATWRDGRDVAVKIQYPGAGTALMADLNQLARFARLFATMFPGMEVKPLIAELKARAEEELDYGLEADAQRGFAAAFAGDDQIVVPRVVASAPKVIVSEWLEGTPLSAIITDGSREQRDRAGLLMAELHFSGPQRAGLLHADPHPGNFRLMPDGRLGVIDFGATARLPDGLPEPIGRLVRWALEGRAEDVLADLRVEGFVRQTVEVDAQGVLDFLLPFLAPLAAPDFQFTRAWMQEQAARIGDPRSDASRLGRMLNLPPAYLLIHRVTIGSIGVLCQLDARAAYRGVCEEWLPGFAG; from the coding sequence GTGACTGACACCGGACGGGACATCCCACGGGGGGCGGTGTCCCGAACGGCGAGGCTGGCCGCGCTCCCGCTGGGCGCTGCAGGACGAGCCACGCTGGGCATCGGCAAGAAGCTGTCCGGGCGACCGGCCGAGGAGGTCGACGCCGAGCTGCAGCAGCGGACGGCCGAGCAGCTGTTCGCCGTCCTCGGCCAGCTCAAGGGCGGGGCGATGAAGCTCGGCCAGCAGCTGTCCATCTTCGAGGCCGCGGTGCCCGAGGAGGTCGCCGGCCCGTACCGGGAGGCCCTGGTCAAGCTGCAGGAGGCCGCGCCGCCGATGCCGGTGCGCACGGTGCACGCGGTGCTCGCCCAGCAGCTGGGCGGCCGGTGGCGCGAGCGGTTCCGCGCGTTCGACGACGTCCCCGCCGCCGCGGCGAGCATCGGCCAAGTCCACCGCGCCACCTGGCGGGACGGCCGGGACGTCGCGGTCAAGATCCAGTACCCCGGGGCCGGCACTGCGCTGATGGCCGACCTCAACCAGCTGGCCCGCTTCGCCCGGCTGTTCGCCACGATGTTCCCGGGCATGGAGGTCAAGCCGCTCATCGCGGAGCTCAAGGCCCGCGCCGAGGAGGAGCTGGACTACGGGCTGGAGGCCGACGCCCAGCGCGGGTTCGCCGCTGCCTTCGCCGGTGACGACCAGATCGTCGTCCCCCGGGTGGTGGCCAGCGCGCCGAAGGTGATCGTCTCGGAGTGGCTGGAGGGCACGCCGCTGTCGGCGATCATCACCGACGGCAGCCGCGAGCAGCGGGACCGCGCCGGGCTGCTGATGGCCGAGCTGCACTTCTCCGGCCCGCAGCGCGCCGGGCTGCTGCACGCCGACCCGCACCCGGGCAACTTCCGGCTGATGCCCGACGGCCGGCTCGGGGTCATCGACTTCGGCGCCACCGCCCGGCTGCCCGACGGGCTGCCCGAGCCGATCGGCCGGCTGGTGCGCTGGGCGCTGGAGGGCCGCGCCGAGGACGTCCTCGCCGACCTGCGCGTCGAGGGGTTCGTCCGGCAGACCGTCGAGGTCGACGCCCAGGGGGTCCTCGACTTCCTGCTGCCCTTCCTGGCCCCGCTCGCGGCGCCGGACTTCCAGTTCACCCGCGCGTGGATGCAGGAGCAGGCCGCCCGGATCGGCGACCCGCGCAGCGACGCCAGCCGGCTGGGCCGGATGCTCAACCTGCCCCCGGCCTACCTGCTCATCCACCGGGTGACCATCGGCTCGATCGGCGTGCTGTGCCAGCTCGACGCCCGGGCGGCCTACCGCGGCGTGTGCGAGGAGTGGCTCCCCGGCTTCGCCGGCTGA
- a CDS encoding M48 metallopeptidase family protein, which translates to MEQRPDRRTPAASTAVPAARTAPGHAEVVAGEIEVRRSARRRRTVTAYREHGRTVVLIPAAFTAAEERRWVDQMVAKLQTREERRRRTLGSDDDLMARARELSAAHLDGRAEPVSVRWVENQNRRWGSCTPADRTIRLSGRLRGMPEFVVDYVLVHELAHLLEPTHNAHFWSLVHAYPRAERALGFLEGVEFGSGGPPAAGAGPADDEPEPGSVD; encoded by the coding sequence GTGGAACAGCGACCTGACCGCCGGACGCCGGCTGCGTCGACCGCCGTCCCCGCTGCGCGGACCGCCCCTGGGCACGCCGAGGTCGTCGCCGGGGAGATCGAGGTGCGGCGCAGCGCCCGGCGCCGACGCACCGTGACGGCCTACCGGGAGCACGGCCGCACCGTCGTGCTCATCCCCGCGGCGTTCACCGCCGCCGAGGAGCGGCGCTGGGTCGACCAGATGGTCGCCAAGCTGCAGACCCGCGAGGAGCGCCGGCGGCGCACCCTCGGGTCCGACGACGACCTGATGGCCCGCGCACGCGAGCTGTCCGCGGCCCACCTCGACGGCCGGGCGGAGCCGGTCAGCGTCCGGTGGGTGGAGAACCAGAACCGCCGCTGGGGCTCCTGCACCCCGGCCGACCGCACGATCCGGCTGTCCGGCCGGCTGCGCGGCATGCCCGAGTTCGTCGTGGACTACGTCCTCGTGCACGAGCTGGCGCACCTGCTGGAGCCGACCCACAACGCGCACTTCTGGTCACTCGTGCACGCCTACCCGCGGGCCGAGCGGGCGCTGGGCTTCCTGGAGGGCGTGGAGTTCGGCTCCGGCGGCCCGCCGGCCGCCGGAGCCGGGCCCGCCGACGACGAGCCGGAGCCCGGCTCCGTGGATTAG
- a CDS encoding ANTAR domain-containing protein, protein MSEPAAAVPAVLPADVVRTPAGQPAALVVRSGRGWTVLGPEDDGAWADVSGRVAGEGEALSLVEAMSLADLVAAEHGSSPEPGRDARRAARTASGTADDAVPPADPRDEEIAALRRTVGQLEHALAARVSIERAIGVLAERHGTTPREAFESLRRTARSQGRAAQELATEVLDGLTAGTDVPGPPAAAPPAPVPAAEPRPAAVGPGVRRVHRGPRRAGSDDVLPGSSR, encoded by the coding sequence GTGAGCGAGCCCGCCGCGGCGGTCCCGGCCGTGCTGCCCGCCGACGTGGTCCGCACCCCGGCCGGGCAACCGGCCGCGCTGGTCGTCCGCAGCGGCCGCGGCTGGACGGTGCTCGGCCCCGAGGACGACGGCGCGTGGGCCGACGTCTCGGGCCGGGTGGCCGGCGAGGGCGAGGCGCTGAGCCTGGTCGAGGCCATGTCGCTGGCCGACCTGGTCGCCGCCGAGCACGGGTCCAGCCCGGAGCCCGGCCGCGACGCCCGCCGGGCGGCCCGCACGGCGTCCGGCACGGCCGACGACGCCGTCCCGCCCGCGGACCCGCGGGACGAGGAGATCGCCGCGCTGCGCCGCACCGTCGGCCAGCTCGAGCACGCGCTGGCCGCGCGGGTGTCGATCGAGCGCGCGATCGGCGTCCTCGCCGAGCGCCACGGCACCACCCCGCGGGAGGCGTTCGAGTCCCTCCGCCGGACCGCCCGCTCCCAGGGCCGGGCGGCCCAGGAGCTGGCCACCGAGGTGCTCGACGGGCTCACCGCCGGCACCGACGTCCCGGGCCCGCCCGCCGCTGCCCCGCCGGCCCCCGTCCCGGCCGCCGAGCCGCGCCCGGCCGCGGTCGGCCCCGGCGTCCGCCGGGTGCACCGCGGCCCGCGGCGCGCCGGCAGCGACGACGTCCTCCCCGGGTCCTCCCGCTGA
- the nudC gene encoding NAD(+) diphosphatase produces the protein MTVPPGGSTADDNPPPPRSDWPEDRLAGAVTDVPLLSRTAHDRGHLARALPDPTQGRPVRVLRIDERRSVPVHEGPHGPELVYEELPTLPEGAIYLGEADGVPYAALRAPRSLGVGGRPVDGWAGLREVGAELGDLDAGLLAQAVGIVEWHERNKFSPLTGAPTTIERAGWVQRDPVSGSEVFPRTDPAVIMLVHDGGDRCVLGRQAVWPPGRFSILAGFVEPGESAEAAVVREVAEEVGIAVTDVRYVSSQPWPFPQSLMLGFVARATEEQLQIDHDEIEEARWFSRDELRSGTGPQALPPNVSIARHIIDRWVAGEFS, from the coding sequence ATGACCGTCCCGCCCGGCGGCAGCACGGCCGACGACAACCCGCCGCCGCCGCGCAGCGACTGGCCCGAGGACCGCCTCGCCGGCGCGGTCACCGACGTGCCGCTGCTCTCCCGCACCGCCCACGACCGGGGGCACCTCGCCCGGGCGCTGCCCGACCCGACGCAGGGCCGCCCCGTGCGGGTGCTGCGGATCGACGAGCGGCGCTCGGTGCCGGTGCACGAGGGCCCGCACGGCCCGGAGCTGGTCTACGAGGAGCTGCCCACGCTGCCCGAGGGCGCGATCTACCTCGGCGAGGCCGACGGCGTGCCCTACGCCGCACTGCGCGCGCCCCGCTCGCTCGGCGTCGGTGGGCGCCCGGTCGACGGCTGGGCCGGGCTCCGGGAGGTCGGCGCCGAGCTCGGTGACCTCGACGCCGGCCTGCTCGCCCAGGCCGTGGGCATCGTCGAGTGGCACGAGCGCAACAAGTTCTCGCCGCTGACCGGCGCACCGACGACGATCGAGCGGGCCGGCTGGGTCCAGCGCGACCCGGTGAGCGGCAGCGAGGTCTTCCCGCGGACGGACCCGGCGGTGATCATGCTGGTCCACGACGGCGGTGACCGCTGCGTGCTGGGCCGCCAGGCGGTGTGGCCACCCGGCCGGTTCTCCATCCTGGCCGGCTTCGTCGAGCCGGGGGAGTCCGCCGAGGCCGCCGTGGTCCGCGAGGTCGCCGAGGAGGTCGGCATCGCCGTCACCGACGTCCGCTACGTCTCCAGCCAGCCGTGGCCGTTCCCGCAGTCGCTGATGCTCGGGTTCGTCGCGCGGGCGACCGAGGAGCAGCTGCAGATCGACCACGACGAGATCGAGGAGGCCCGCTGGTTCAGCCGGGACGAGCTGCGCTCGGGCACCGGTCCGCAGGCGCTGCCACCGAACGTCTCGATCGCCCGGCACATCATCGACCGCTGGGTGGCCGGCGAGTTCAGCTGA
- a CDS encoding ATP-dependent DNA helicase UvrD2 yields MPRVAEQQVVGGTAGAEAVLAGLDEQQRAAAEAVRGPVCILAGAGTGKTRTITHRIAYGVHLGEFVPEQVLAVTFTARAAGELRGRLSALGVGGVQARTFHAAAMRQLRYFAPRVLGGPMPELIENKLRVVAGAATANRLTTDRTSLRDLASEIEWAKTTLATPEDYPARAAAAAREAPFDPSAVAAVYRSYEEAKSRDGSLDFEDLLLVTAYAIEEHPDVAREVRAQYRHFVVDEYQDVNPLQQRLLDAWLGGRAEVCVVGDPNQTIYSFTGADPEYLLGFADRYGDAEVVKLERDYRSTPQVVGLANKLIGQAPPRKGLPGLRLLGQRAEGPAPRFVEHPDEPAEAAAVAKACRELIDGGLPASEIAVLFRINAQSQVYESALADVGVPYVLKGGERFFERPEIREAVLLLRGAAAGGNDPGALVPAVRDVLASTGWVEHRPPPGGTARDRWQSLAALVDLAVDLVAEQPTLDLAGFVAHLAERANAQHAPTVQGVTLASMHAAKGLEWDAVFVVGLVDGVVPIAQSQSRPEAVEEERRLLYVAVTRAREQLTLSWSLARNPGGRRSRPRSRFLDGLAPDAAAAPRRATPRAKVVLEGEAGELFERLRAWRSSTAQEASVPAYVVFTDATLQAIAEARPSSVRELSALPGVGARKLDMYGTEVLGVIEA; encoded by the coding sequence ATGCCGCGGGTCGCAGAGCAGCAGGTGGTCGGGGGGACGGCGGGCGCGGAGGCGGTGCTCGCCGGGCTGGACGAGCAGCAGCGGGCCGCGGCCGAGGCGGTGCGCGGGCCGGTCTGCATCCTCGCCGGCGCCGGCACGGGCAAGACCCGGACCATCACCCACCGGATCGCCTACGGCGTGCACCTGGGCGAGTTCGTCCCTGAGCAGGTGCTCGCGGTGACCTTCACCGCCCGCGCGGCCGGCGAGCTGCGCGGCCGGCTCTCGGCGCTGGGCGTGGGCGGGGTCCAGGCCCGCACGTTCCACGCCGCGGCCATGCGCCAGCTGCGGTACTTCGCGCCGCGGGTGCTCGGCGGTCCGATGCCCGAGCTGATCGAGAACAAGCTGCGGGTGGTGGCCGGCGCCGCCACCGCCAACCGGCTGACCACAGACCGGACGAGCCTGCGCGACCTGGCCAGCGAGATCGAGTGGGCGAAGACGACGCTCGCCACCCCGGAGGACTACCCCGCCCGGGCCGCCGCGGCCGCCCGGGAGGCGCCGTTCGACCCCTCGGCGGTCGCCGCGGTGTACCGCAGCTACGAGGAGGCCAAGTCCCGCGACGGGTCGCTGGACTTCGAGGACCTGCTGCTGGTGACGGCGTACGCGATCGAGGAGCACCCGGACGTCGCCCGCGAGGTGCGGGCGCAGTACCGGCACTTCGTCGTCGACGAGTACCAGGACGTCAACCCGCTGCAGCAGCGGCTGCTGGACGCCTGGCTGGGCGGCCGCGCCGAGGTGTGCGTGGTCGGTGACCCGAACCAGACCATCTACTCCTTCACCGGCGCCGACCCGGAGTACCTGCTGGGCTTCGCCGACCGCTACGGCGACGCCGAGGTGGTCAAGCTGGAGCGGGACTACCGGTCGACGCCGCAGGTGGTGGGCCTGGCGAACAAGCTGATCGGCCAGGCGCCGCCGCGCAAGGGGCTGCCCGGGCTCCGGCTGCTGGGCCAGCGGGCCGAGGGCCCGGCGCCGAGGTTCGTCGAGCACCCCGACGAGCCGGCCGAGGCCGCCGCGGTCGCGAAGGCCTGCCGGGAGCTCATCGACGGCGGGCTGCCGGCCAGCGAGATCGCCGTGCTGTTCCGGATCAACGCCCAGTCCCAGGTGTACGAGTCGGCGCTGGCCGACGTCGGCGTCCCGTACGTGCTCAAGGGCGGCGAGCGGTTCTTCGAGCGGCCCGAGATCCGGGAGGCGGTGCTGCTGCTGCGCGGTGCCGCCGCCGGGGGCAACGACCCCGGTGCGCTGGTGCCGGCCGTCCGCGACGTGCTGGCCTCCACCGGCTGGGTGGAGCACCGCCCGCCGCCGGGGGGCACGGCGCGGGACCGATGGCAGTCGCTGGCCGCCCTGGTCGACCTCGCCGTCGACCTCGTCGCCGAGCAGCCCACCCTGGACCTCGCCGGCTTCGTCGCGCACCTCGCTGAGCGGGCCAATGCCCAGCACGCGCCGACCGTGCAGGGCGTGACGCTGGCGTCGATGCACGCGGCCAAGGGCCTGGAGTGGGACGCGGTCTTCGTGGTGGGCCTGGTCGACGGCGTCGTGCCGATCGCGCAGTCCCAGTCGCGCCCCGAGGCGGTCGAGGAGGAGCGGCGGCTGCTCTACGTGGCGGTCACCCGGGCCCGCGAGCAGCTGACCCTGTCCTGGTCGCTGGCCCGGAACCCGGGCGGCCGGCGGTCCCGGCCGCGCAGCCGGTTCCTCGACGGGCTCGCCCCCGACGCGGCCGCGGCCCCGCGCCGCGCCACGCCGCGGGCCAAGGTCGTGCTCGAGGGCGAGGCGGGGGAGCTGTTCGAGCGGCTGCGGGCGTGGCGGAGCAGCACCGCCCAGGAGGCGTCGGTGCCGGCCTACGTCGTGTTCACCGACGCCACCCTGCAGGCGATCGCGGAGGCCCGGCCGTCCTCGGTGCGGGAGCTGTCGGCGCTGCCCGGTGTCGGGGCCCGCAAGCTGGACATGTACGGCACCGAGGTGCTCGGCGTCATCGAGGCCTAG
- a CDS encoding ThiF family adenylyltransferase, which produces MTESPHPLLPPTTPVLRLDAGVLQVGGADGGTGLRVSPAGPAVAALLRRLDGRRSQRALRGDATADGLPGQVVDDLLAGLRAAGLVHDLAATDLLATDPGPAAGARAAAELPAAVPGREDGGRWRARRQSAVVVEGANRVGTPLAAVLAASGVGRVHVRDRGTTAAGDAIVGGASAADEGRPRSLAAADAVRRASPLTDLRPLPPDTAPDLVVLTRPWAAVDPLSAAWQRAGTPHLVATVRQQTGVVGPFVLPGVSSCLHCAEAWRRDDDPSWPRLAAQLAAVDADPGGSTITCLFTALTAAVQVLAHLDGSGQPATVDATLEVGPPGHLPRLRRWPPHPSCGCVRQVQGGGDRDRGHWAGD; this is translated from the coding sequence GTGACCGAGAGCCCGCACCCGCTGCTGCCCCCCACGACACCGGTCCTCCGGCTGGACGCCGGGGTGCTGCAGGTCGGCGGGGCCGACGGCGGCACCGGGCTGCGGGTCTCCCCCGCCGGGCCGGCGGTGGCCGCCCTGCTCCGGCGGCTCGACGGCCGCCGCAGCCAGCGCGCGCTGCGGGGGGACGCGACCGCCGACGGGCTGCCCGGTCAGGTCGTCGACGACCTGCTGGCGGGCCTGCGGGCAGCCGGCCTCGTGCACGACCTGGCCGCGACCGACCTGCTCGCCACCGACCCGGGCCCGGCCGCCGGCGCCCGGGCGGCAGCCGAGCTGCCGGCGGCCGTGCCCGGTCGGGAGGACGGCGGCCGGTGGCGGGCGCGCCGGCAGAGCGCGGTGGTCGTGGAGGGCGCCAACCGGGTGGGGACGCCGCTGGCCGCCGTGCTGGCCGCGAGCGGCGTCGGCAGGGTGCACGTTCGCGACCGGGGCACGACCGCCGCCGGGGACGCGATCGTCGGCGGGGCTAGCGCCGCCGACGAGGGGCGTCCGCGGTCGCTGGCCGCGGCCGACGCCGTCCGGCGGGCCAGCCCGCTCACCGACCTGCGCCCGCTCCCGCCGGACACCGCACCCGACCTCGTGGTGCTGACCCGGCCCTGGGCGGCGGTCGACCCGCTCTCGGCAGCGTGGCAGCGCGCCGGCACGCCCCACCTGGTGGCGACCGTGCGGCAGCAGACCGGGGTCGTCGGCCCGTTCGTGCTGCCCGGCGTCAGCAGCTGCCTGCACTGCGCCGAGGCGTGGCGTCGGGACGACGACCCGTCCTGGCCCCGGCTGGCCGCCCAGCTGGCCGCCGTCGACGCCGATCCCGGCGGCTCGACGATCACCTGCCTCTTCACCGCCCTCACTGCGGCGGTCCAGGTGCTCGCCCACCTGGACGGCTCGGGCCAGCCCGCGACCGTCGACGCCACGCTCGAGGTGGGCCCACCGGGCCACCTGCCGCGGCTGCGCCGGTGGCCGCCGCACCCTTCCTGCGGCTGCGTCCGGCAGGTCCAGGGCGGCGGCGACCGGGACAGGGGACACTGGGCCGGTGACTGA
- a CDS encoding zinc-dependent metalloprotease translates to MSDLPFGFGLPDRDPEKRDEPGQGGGAGGDDPFGLGALFGSMGGVGPGAGNPADLLGKMPLFAELQKLMSWSGGPVNWDLARQGAISQLAPGHQPTSAAEQAAVSEALRLADLWLDQVTELPSGIDRGLAWSRVDWVEQTLPAWTALIDPLAERVVAAMTSALPAEAAQVAGPLAGIMGQMGGVMFGAQVGQALAKLADEVTTSTDVGLPLGPKGAGVLVPQNVTAFGAGLDRPEDEVRLFLALREAAHQRLFAHVPWLRQQLTDAVHAYARGIHVDPEAIQRGLDEAMSGMEGGLDPNDPESVQRLLGSGVLEPEETPEQQMALRRLETLLALVEGWVDSVVSAAAAERLPGHSALAETMRRRRASGGPAEQTFATLVGLELRPRRLRDASTVWGAMAQQHGTAERDRLWSHPDLLPTSEDLDEPLDFVARQGAADPFAELTDGLDRPEGDDTDRPGTDGSGTDGTEPKA, encoded by the coding sequence ATGAGCGATCTTCCCTTCGGCTTCGGGCTCCCCGACCGCGACCCCGAGAAGCGGGACGAGCCCGGGCAGGGCGGTGGCGCGGGCGGCGACGACCCGTTCGGCCTCGGCGCGCTGTTCGGGTCGATGGGCGGTGTCGGCCCCGGCGCCGGCAACCCGGCGGACCTGCTGGGCAAGATGCCGCTGTTCGCCGAGCTGCAGAAGCTGATGAGCTGGTCGGGCGGCCCGGTGAACTGGGACCTCGCCCGGCAGGGCGCGATCAGCCAGCTGGCTCCCGGCCACCAGCCGACGTCGGCCGCCGAGCAGGCCGCGGTGAGCGAGGCGCTGCGCCTGGCCGACCTGTGGCTGGACCAGGTGACCGAGCTCCCCTCCGGCATCGACCGCGGGCTGGCCTGGTCGCGGGTGGACTGGGTGGAGCAGACCCTGCCCGCCTGGACCGCCCTGATCGACCCGCTGGCCGAGCGCGTGGTCGCCGCGATGACCAGCGCGCTGCCGGCGGAGGCCGCCCAGGTGGCCGGCCCGCTGGCCGGGATCATGGGCCAGATGGGCGGGGTCATGTTCGGCGCCCAGGTCGGCCAGGCCCTGGCGAAGCTGGCCGACGAGGTGACCACCAGCACCGACGTGGGCCTGCCGCTGGGACCCAAGGGCGCCGGCGTGCTGGTGCCGCAGAACGTGACCGCCTTCGGCGCGGGCCTGGACCGGCCCGAGGACGAGGTGCGGCTGTTCCTCGCCCTCCGCGAGGCCGCCCACCAGCGGCTGTTCGCGCACGTGCCGTGGCTGCGCCAGCAGCTCACCGACGCCGTGCACGCCTACGCCCGGGGCATCCACGTCGACCCGGAGGCGATCCAGCGGGGTCTCGACGAGGCGATGAGCGGCATGGAGGGCGGGCTGGACCCCAACGACCCGGAGAGCGTGCAGCGGCTGCTGGGCAGCGGCGTCCTCGAGCCCGAGGAGACCCCCGAGCAGCAGATGGCGCTGCGCCGGCTGGAGACCCTGCTCGCGCTCGTCGAGGGCTGGGTGGACAGCGTTGTGTCCGCGGCGGCGGCCGAGCGGCTGCCCGGGCACTCGGCCCTGGCCGAGACGATGCGCCGGCGCCGGGCCTCCGGTGGGCCGGCCGAGCAGACCTTCGCCACGCTGGTCGGGCTGGAGCTTCGGCCGCGGCGGCTGCGCGACGCCAGCACCGTCTGGGGCGCGATGGCCCAGCAGCACGGCACCGCCGAGCGCGACCGGCTCTGGTCGCACCCGGACCTGCTGCCGACCTCCGAGGACCTCGACGAGCCGCTGGACTTCGTCGCCCGCCAGGGCGCGGCCGACCCCTTCGCCGAGCTCACCGACGGCCTGGACCGGCCCGAGGGCGACGACACCGACCGACCCGGCACCGACGGGTCCGGCACCGACGGCACCGAGCCCAAGGCCTGA
- a CDS encoding mycoredoxin, whose translation MSAPTTAVTMYTTNWCGYCMRLKKLMQRDGIDFAEVNIEVDESAAELVMQANGGNRTVPTLVFADGTALTNPSIDQVKAQLAQLPGA comes from the coding sequence ATGAGCGCTCCGACGACCGCGGTGACGATGTACACCACCAACTGGTGTGGTTACTGCATGCGGCTGAAGAAGTTGATGCAGCGCGACGGCATCGACTTCGCCGAGGTCAACATCGAGGTCGACGAGAGCGCCGCCGAGCTGGTCATGCAGGCGAACGGCGGCAACCGCACGGTGCCCACGCTGGTGTTCGCCGACGGCACCGCCCTGACCAACCCGAGCATCGACCAGGTGAAGGCCCAGCTCGCACAGCTCCCGGGCGCGTGA